TTTTGGCCCTCAGTGATAGTCCCGCGGGACGGGACaactggcgcccaacgtggggcttgACGGGGACGCGCGCCCTGCTGAAACGTCTACTTGTAGGCCTGGCCAGGCACTCATTTGAGACGTCGCGCAGGTAGGAGCCTGACGCCGACTCTGCATTGACGATCACTGCGGCCCACCCGTCCGTAATACAGATCCATGAGAGGTGAGTAGACGCATTCACAAGCAAGCATTTCAAAATACCTCTTGTGAGTTCGATGTAGTAATTTAATTGGTTTTATCACTTCCCCCAGTCTCCTGCCGCGATTTATCCCTTGTTTTGTCCTCTAGTTGTTCCTCTCTGAAAACCTTGTGCTTACTTTGGGCTAACGGCCGTTCACCTCGAAGGCATACCCAGGGGACTCTGACTACGGAGTCCCTGCCCTAGAGGGTCCAAGCAGGCAGATTATACCTGCCGGCTGTCCTACGTAAGCAAGGGCTCGTCTGAGCTGATGAGAGTGGCTTCACTGACTCAGGACATTGGTGTAATTGCGGCTGACTTGGAGAGATTTAAATTTAGGCCGAGCGGAGGTTGTAACCATAGCGATGGGCAATTCTCTGAACTCCCACGAGGTATTTCTTAACGGAGTTAAGGATTCTCTCAGGACACGAGGTgtaagggttaagaaaaaagatctttgacacttttttttccttcgtACATGAAAATTGTCCTTGGTTCCCCCTAAAGGGCACTATCAGTTGTAAACGCTGGGAAAGAGTTGGTGATGCTCTCCAAGATTTTTACCAGACCTTTGGCCCTCAAAAGGTCCCTGTCTCAGCATTCTCCTTTTGGAACCTTATCCATAATATCCTTAAAGTTCATTCACAAGACCCTGATATCAAAAATGTTatagaaacagaagaaatagCCCTTAGAAAAAACTCCCGACCACCCTCTACTTGTCCTTCAATAACTGTGGATATTCCTGAAGATCCCGCTGTTTCTCTCGAAGAAACTCCCAAGCCCCAATCTGAACAAAAAGCTCCAGATCCTCAAGACGAACATGAAAGTAAACCTGGCAAATCTAATTCCCCCAAAATCCCCTCCATTTACCCTACACTCACGTCTTTAAGACATCAAAACAATCATTTAAGCCCGGAagatgaagagacattaagagaaCAAGCTGCTCATTATCATGATCATGAGAACCCCTGGCGTCTCACGGCGCCAGTGCTTTACACCTTAAGCCTCCCCCATACAAACCTATCCACCCCCCCCAATGCATCCctatgcagctaaatatattttgccacaagggaagaaaatagtcaaaagttccatgaactactacaatatggagctagttttctaaattcttttagtgaacatctattctacttattaagTTCATCGCTATCTTTGAGAATTGAGAAGTCTTAAACTAAACTTCCTGAGATAGaacaaatttatcttctgcagtacagcctggctttaaatgactggagctagagttgtacttgcatttcatttccagctccCTGGACCatacacacagtccctatcagtccAGAGCCTTCAttcggccctgttagtctggggccgtctaaaccttaacccagttatgtaaactccttgcccttagagtgtattcttgaaaactgaagtacttttaatcaaataaactaagaagaaagaaggcaattgaatattagaaactcaaatctttatgtcagtttgtctgtatgtttttatatgaaaagtgttgctaactgtagtcattatgtcttggTCTGTATGTtagtgtgtctaagtgtgtaaataaaaaatgttttctacctccggatggtattaataaaaattgatttaaaaacaagcgcttgtgaaaattgggcattctaaaacttccagaaaatctaataaaaaatattatgcattaatgctaatttaagcttaactgatatggacatgtccttatagttattaactgccaaagtttacttaaagtcatttaagttgatgttacctgttaagtatttcaagaagatgcttaaagaaaagcttgactttgatgtttagtaaaagttttataagtaatctggcatgttgctaaaaataagtaaacaagtgtagcaaataaactttttaataatattacTGTGTTAATGTACAAatgtatatatctgcaaacagcttgagaatttttgtggtaaccgaaattcttaaagtttgctaagctatatagacatattttgtacttaataagaaattgtgctataaggcacatttccaaaaatgataaaatatgttcataaatgtatcaatctgaagaatgttggtgtaacagtttacagtggcctgtttttcagtgttcactgaaagttaaagtatcaaatagtTTTAATTTCTGATGAAAACTACttgatataataaggaaaatattttggtatgttaagatgtgtgttttaataaaaagagaaaaaagaaagaaaagggggattactccctgataggataaaactaactgtaaatcaacgattaatgcatgctttaaatatccttaattttgatcatttaaagggtgtcagatgatcagctatggtagtacatttttctgataatattcctttctcttaaaaaaaaatttaaaaaagcagttcctttgtggtgatctccaataagttcttcacaatgatataaagggcatatcaaagtgtgggcaaagggtttgtatttatacagaggatcaaagcctaatttggctacccagaaaacgaattaagatacgaatgaagaagaacttccaacatcaacattctctggaagagtcattccagaagatgaccatcaaaaaacttcaacaaagatcctggcgctgttgcagttgtagctgcattcatcccactggttcctggacttgccattggaatgaagaaggagatatctaagctggcctgtgcatacagtaaaacaacaaatttgactggatctatactgtcgggactcaaccaagaattaggagaagtgcaagttgcagcgctccaaaatcttgtgactacagactatctactgctaCAAGAAACATCAATGGATTCTCGTCTTCAAGGGATACATGCTGAAATTTGATATTCCCTCAAAATTGATAATCTTGATGTGAACAGATGTATTGAGGCCTTGGATGAACTTGCTTCACTTCAGGTCACAATGCAGCAAGCTCAGAAACATACAGAGATGATcacaacactgaaaaaaatacgGCAATTCAAAGTTAGTCAGGTTATCATGGAAAAGTCTACCATGTTGTATAACAAGTTTAAGAACATGTTTTTGGTTGGTGAAGGAGACTCTGTGATCACACAAGTGCTGAATAAATCTCTTGCTGAACAGAGACAGCATGaggaagcaaataaaaccaaaaatcaaGGGAAGAAAGGGCCAAACAAAAAGTTAGAAAAGGAACAAACAGGTTCAAAGACTCTAAATGGCGGGTCTGATGCCCAGGACATGAACCAACCACAGCATAATGGAGACAGCAGTGAAGAAGGCAAAGACAGCCACGAGGCCAGCAGCAAGAAAAAGCCATCCAgtgaagagagagagactgaaataTCTCTGAAGGATTCTACACTAGATAACTAGGTTGCAATACCTGGAATATAAAGAACATTTGAGAAGTTTGTAATGGTTTTCACTTGAAATACTTAGATTGCagaaagttttacatttttataagctTAGGTTTTGATGTTTAAAACTTGTTTTGAGGGAGAAGTAATCCCTTTATCTTTGTTTAAACATTGCTAATTGTACTCGTGCAGTATTAACAGCTACATTATACAGTAAACGTGAGGGAGAATCCACTTAGGAACTGTTAAACTGCTTTTCCAGACATTGGTTGTAGAATATTTCCAATTACTGTGTGTATGTTAATGTGTAATTGATAGTAGaaaagttacattttttaaattgatacttGTATAAACCTTTCCTCTATTCCCAGATACTGTGGGTTTTGTGCATAGTTTTTACAAATCTTGGATTTATCAGACTGTCTTTTCACTGTGTGGGTTTTGTAGAAGTCATACATTTTTATGATAGAGAAAATGTTACTTCTATACAACTACTCTCTCCTTTTATCAAGTTAATTTTAATCTCAGTCTACATTGTGCTACATTATCCTGCTGCTTTGTAACTTGTGGTCTGTATACCTTTTTGTATGACTAAATAATCCAGTGTGAACTGACAATTCTACAAGATAGAAAACTCATGCTAACTTTTGATGGTAATTTAGTTTTTTTGGCTGGGAATTAAGTGAAGTCATAATTTTCCTGCAGAGAGCAGAATGGGGTATAATAGAGGAATGAATCTGGCTTTAGGATTCAACCACCCAAGATCTTTTGCAGGCACTAGTAGTTgaaactgaaaactaaaagataaaAGTTTATTTTCGAGAAATGTCTCAAATTTCTGAATGTTTCTAAAGTCATGCTCATTAAGGAAgtcattaagtattttttaattggaaaaaaattcaTAATGCTTATAAGGAAACCAACTCATTTGAAAACATGGCTGGGGAATTTTTATTCCTGTATTATACATGTGATAGGACTACAAAAAGTGAAAATGTTGCTCTGAGGCAGGAGACCAAATAAAGGAGTACTTTGACAGTCTGTGTATACAAGTATATGGACTAAATCAGGGTGAACCAAGGTTAACCCAAAATTTAAGAGTAACTTAACAGATAGCATTTTTGGAATATTAGGTCAGTTAGTGGTTAAAACACTTGTGATGTTAACTCTGAATATGGGGAAAAATAGCTTAATACCAGTGTTTGCATGTGACATGCATTGTATGTTTTGACCTCTCAGATAATTGTTTTCATCTACAGATGAAAAGTGTGAATAACTTCAATAATAGTTTTGCTTTTGAGAAGTCTTTGAATGGGAACTAAGACCCACTGTTTTCTATTACATTATATCTGGTACTGAGTACAATTTAAATTTGGGCAGATTTATTCTAGTTAAGCCATAAGTGTCAACATGTAAACTTGTTTTGATTAAAGgatttttctataaaaaaaaaagatatatgcctatgtttattgccacattatttacaatagccaagatatggaagcaacc
This DNA window, taken from Manis pentadactyla isolate mManPen7 chromosome X, mManPen7.hap1, whole genome shotgun sequence, encodes the following:
- the LOC118913895 gene encoding PC4 and SFRS1-interacting protein-like, with protein sequence MQQAQKHTEMITTLKKIRQFKVSQVIMEKSTMLYNKFKNMFLVGEGDSVITQVLNKSLAEQRQHEEANKTKNQGKKGPNKKLEKEQTGSKTLNGGSDAQDMNQPQHNGDSSEEGKDSHEASSKKKPSSEERETEISLKDSTLDN